A single genomic interval of Halobacillus halophilus DSM 2266 harbors:
- the gyrA gene encoding DNA gyrase subunit A has translation MVDQPERPRVQEINISQEMRTSFLDYAMSVIVARALPDVRDGLKPVHRRILYAMHDLGMHSDKAHKKSARIVGEVIGKYHPHGDSAVYDTMVRMAQDFNYRYMLVDGHGNFGSVDGDAAAAMRYTEARMSKISMEILRDINKDTIDYDDNYDGTEKEPLVLPAKFPNLLVNGGSGIAVGMATNIPPHQLGEVIDAVLAVSKDPDITIQDLMENHIYGPDFPTSGKILGLSGIRKAYETGKGSITVRANVEIEEQANGKARLIVTELPYQVNKARLVEKIADLARDKKIDGITDLRDESDRNGLRVVIELRRDANPNVLLNNLYKMTALQSTFGINMLALVKGHPKVLNLKQCLEYYLEHQKEVIKRRTAYELRKAEARAHILEGLRVALDHLDEVITLIRESQTTEIAKSGLMERYELSDRQAQAILDMRLQRLTGLEREKIENEYQDLMKLIAELKAILADEEKVLEIIREELEDVKERFNDERRTEILLGGSDFIEDEDLIPEETVIVTLTHQGYVKRLPANTYRSQRRGGRGVQGMGTHEEDFVEHLLSTSTHNTLLFFSNKGKVYKAKGYEVPEFSRTAKGIPIINMLNIERDEWINAVITVEDFVDDWYLLFTTRNGITKRTTLSQFANIRRGGLIALGLREDDELISVKLTDGQKDIMIGTKNGYLIRFNEDQIRAMGRTAAGVKGISLRDDDRVVSMEILEDDLQVLTVTSKGYGKRTPATDYRITNRGGKGIITCNLTEKNGYVVATQAVNGEEDIMIITESGVLIRMPLESISETGRNTQGVRLIRLGDGEEVATVARVESEKEEEEIIEEAIEKNEDKETSSEESKEVEDTPEE, from the coding sequence ATGGTGGATCAACCCGAACGCCCACGCGTGCAGGAAATTAATATAAGCCAGGAAATGCGTACATCCTTCCTGGATTATGCCATGAGTGTTATTGTGGCACGTGCCTTGCCTGACGTCCGTGATGGTTTGAAACCTGTACACCGCCGGATTTTGTATGCAATGCATGATTTAGGCATGCATTCCGATAAAGCTCACAAAAAATCTGCCCGTATTGTAGGGGAGGTTATCGGTAAATATCACCCGCACGGTGATTCGGCTGTGTACGATACGATGGTGCGTATGGCTCAGGACTTCAACTACCGTTATATGCTCGTGGACGGACACGGAAACTTCGGTTCTGTAGACGGCGACGCCGCTGCCGCTATGCGTTATACGGAAGCAAGAATGTCCAAAATTTCTATGGAGATTTTGCGAGACATCAATAAAGATACAATTGACTATGATGACAACTATGACGGTACGGAAAAGGAACCTCTTGTCTTACCTGCCAAATTCCCGAACTTACTGGTAAACGGTGGTTCAGGTATCGCGGTAGGGATGGCTACGAATATTCCTCCTCATCAGCTGGGTGAAGTGATCGATGCTGTACTTGCCGTCAGTAAAGATCCGGATATTACCATTCAGGATTTGATGGAAAACCACATCTATGGTCCAGACTTTCCAACCTCTGGGAAAATCCTTGGACTAAGCGGTATTCGAAAAGCTTATGAAACTGGAAAAGGATCCATTACCGTCCGGGCAAATGTAGAAATCGAAGAACAGGCGAATGGGAAAGCACGCTTAATTGTTACGGAGCTTCCGTATCAGGTGAACAAAGCTCGTCTTGTCGAGAAAATAGCAGATCTTGCCCGCGACAAAAAAATTGACGGCATTACGGACCTTCGGGACGAGTCCGACCGTAATGGTCTGCGCGTCGTGATCGAATTACGACGGGATGCTAATCCAAATGTGCTGTTGAACAACCTCTACAAGATGACGGCTCTTCAATCCACATTTGGTATTAATATGCTGGCTCTGGTTAAAGGTCATCCAAAAGTATTGAACTTGAAACAGTGCCTGGAATACTATTTGGAGCACCAGAAAGAAGTCATCAAGCGTCGAACTGCTTATGAACTTCGTAAAGCGGAAGCGAGAGCTCATATCCTGGAAGGGCTTCGAGTAGCTCTGGATCATTTAGACGAAGTGATTACGCTCATTCGTGAGTCACAAACGACTGAGATTGCCAAAAGTGGTTTAATGGAGCGTTATGAGCTGTCCGATCGCCAGGCTCAAGCTATTCTGGATATGCGTCTTCAACGTCTGACTGGTTTAGAACGTGAAAAGATTGAAAACGAATACCAGGATCTTATGAAGCTTATTGCTGAATTGAAAGCAATCCTTGCTGATGAAGAGAAAGTTCTGGAAATTATCCGGGAAGAACTAGAAGACGTAAAAGAACGCTTTAACGATGAACGTCGTACTGAAATTTTGCTGGGCGGCAGTGACTTTATTGAAGACGAAGACTTAATACCGGAGGAAACGGTTATTGTAACCTTGACGCATCAAGGTTATGTCAAACGTCTCCCTGCTAACACGTACCGTTCACAGCGCAGAGGCGGACGTGGTGTACAAGGAATGGGCACACACGAAGAGGACTTTGTGGAACATCTACTGTCCACTTCCACCCACAATACGCTGCTGTTCTTCTCCAATAAAGGAAAAGTATATAAGGCTAAAGGCTATGAAGTTCCTGAATTCAGCCGAACAGCTAAAGGGATTCCAATTATCAATATGCTGAATATTGAGCGGGATGAGTGGATTAATGCCGTCATTACCGTAGAAGACTTCGTCGATGATTGGTACCTTCTGTTTACAACAAGGAACGGAATCACCAAACGGACGACCCTTTCTCAATTTGCGAACATCCGCCGCGGCGGTCTGATTGCACTCGGACTGAGGGAAGACGACGAATTGATCTCCGTGAAACTGACAGATGGCCAAAAGGATATTATGATTGGTACCAAAAATGGTTATCTCATCCGGTTTAACGAAGATCAAATCCGTGCAATGGGCCGTACAGCTGCAGGTGTGAAGGGAATCTCGCTTAGAGACGACGACCGCGTTGTATCCATGGAAATCCTGGAGGACGACCTGCAGGTTCTTACCGTCACAAGTAAAGGGTATGGGAAGCGGACACCGGCAACGGATTACCGCATTACCAATCGGGGCGGTAAAGGAATTATTACGTGTAACCTTACCGAGAAAAATGGTTATGTCGTTGCTACCCAGGCCGTGAATGGTGAAGAAGATATCATGATTATCACGGAAAGTGGCGTGCTGATCAGGATGCCGCTTGAAAGCATTTCTGAAACTGGACGGAACACTCAGGGTGTCCGCTTGATCCGTCTTGGAGACGGGGAAGAAGTAGCCACGGTAGCTCGTGTGGAATCAGAAAAAGAAGAAGAAGAAATCATTGAAGAAGCAATTGAAAAGAACGAAGATAAAGAAACATCATCAGAGGAATCGAAAGAAGTGGAAGACACTCCTGAAGAATAA
- a CDS encoding HD-GYP domain-containing protein → MRLHPSQLVTGCLITKDVMGRTKNPIIPKNTLVHPIHIQVLKKFLIESVEVANKLSDGSPFVPEQPVDDEPIETQPSGCNESSENVTFHDQYVHAVESYKKWFSEWRAGGSLNIKAIREEMVPLLESAVQEKRVIFRLHHYSSSWDYLYHHSVAMSVLASYLAYKMDYEYGEWSQIGLAGLLSDAGMAKVDQRVIDKEAPLTEREFEQIKHHPAHSYRLVENIQELSRPAKLAILQHHERLDGTGYPLGLNHTKLHPYSQLVAVSDMYHAMTSERVYRQKHSPFKVLENVLKEQFGRYDHTIIQVLVKEMTNYSTGTNIRLSNNRRAEIVFVDQTHPTRPMIRLEDDGEIYHLKEHMHLHIEEILG, encoded by the coding sequence ATGCGGCTGCACCCTTCCCAATTGGTTACGGGCTGTTTAATAACAAAAGATGTAATGGGACGTACTAAAAATCCAATTATCCCTAAAAACACGTTGGTTCATCCTATACATATTCAAGTGTTAAAGAAGTTTCTAATTGAATCCGTAGAAGTTGCGAATAAACTTTCAGACGGTTCTCCTTTTGTTCCGGAACAACCAGTAGATGATGAACCGATCGAAACACAGCCTTCAGGGTGTAATGAGTCAAGTGAGAACGTTACCTTTCACGACCAGTACGTACATGCCGTTGAATCCTATAAGAAATGGTTTTCGGAGTGGCGGGCAGGAGGGTCCCTCAATATTAAAGCGATCCGTGAAGAAATGGTGCCTTTATTAGAAAGTGCTGTTCAGGAGAAGCGTGTGATTTTCAGACTTCATCATTATTCCTCAAGCTGGGATTACCTATATCACCATAGTGTAGCGATGAGTGTGCTGGCCTCTTATTTAGCTTATAAAATGGACTATGAGTACGGGGAGTGGAGTCAAATAGGACTTGCAGGGTTACTCAGTGATGCTGGAATGGCGAAGGTCGATCAACGTGTCATCGATAAAGAGGCTCCGCTCACAGAACGCGAATTTGAACAAATTAAACACCACCCTGCACACTCTTACCGTCTGGTGGAAAACATTCAGGAGTTGAGCCGCCCCGCCAAGCTTGCTATTTTACAGCATCACGAGCGATTGGACGGAACCGGTTATCCTCTTGGACTGAACCATACCAAACTTCATCCCTATAGTCAGCTCGTTGCGGTTAGTGATATGTACCATGCCATGACTTCAGAACGTGTGTATCGCCAAAAGCATTCTCCGTTTAAAGTCCTTGAGAATGTTCTTAAGGAACAGTTTGGACGCTATGATCACACCATTATTCAAGTGTTAGTCAAAGAAATGACCAATTATTCAACCGGCACGAATATAAGACTTTCCAATAATCGACGGGCGGAAATTGTCTTTGTAGATCAAACTCATCCCACAAGGCCGATGATTCGTTTAGAAGACGATGGAGAAATTTATCATTTAAAAGAACATATGCATCTACATATAGAAGAAATTCTGGGGTAA
- a CDS encoding YaaC family protein has translation MLKEETILNYLQVTAHTRPFLLACYEKTNNPKASHHAYQNAERFIYGLNLGSDYWESAKSTPLSVQPLLLYYGLNHYLKSCLLTVDPGYPATAKVLAHGLSTRKRKKQHYRFLEDDIRVQPHGLFPHAADHLFQFSSSKEKISMDELLRPLEAMAPIYAFKNVDHPPADEPWPPLLAYFAVLYNLSMLVRYEGEWWGEMQQMRDREDYVFIIEFLKSASEQIPVLISAWLKDQLTSVF, from the coding sequence ATGCTTAAGGAAGAAACCATTCTAAATTATTTACAAGTTACCGCTCACACCAGACCATTTTTACTGGCCTGTTACGAAAAAACAAACAACCCGAAAGCTTCTCACCATGCTTATCAGAACGCGGAACGATTTATATATGGTTTAAATCTGGGAAGTGACTACTGGGAATCTGCAAAATCGACTCCACTGAGTGTCCAGCCGCTCCTTTTATATTATGGACTCAATCACTACTTAAAAAGCTGCCTTCTAACGGTAGATCCAGGTTACCCTGCTACGGCGAAGGTTTTAGCTCACGGTTTGTCGACCAGAAAAAGAAAGAAACAGCATTACCGCTTTTTAGAGGATGATATTCGAGTTCAGCCCCATGGATTATTCCCTCATGCAGCAGATCATTTGTTCCAATTCTCATCGTCAAAAGAAAAAATCTCGATGGATGAATTGCTGCGTCCCTTAGAAGCTATGGCTCCCATCTATGCCTTTAAAAACGTAGATCATCCGCCCGCAGATGAACCCTGGCCTCCGCTACTCGCTTATTTTGCCGTTCTGTATAACTTAAGTATGCTAGTTCGCTACGAGGGTGAATGGTGGGGAGAAATGCAGCAAATGAGGGACCGGGAAGACTATGTATTTATCATCGAATTTTTAAAGAGTGCCAGCGAACAGATTCCTGTGTTAATCTCTGCATGGTTAAAAGACCAGCTGACATCTGTTTTTTGA